A single genomic interval of Agarivorans aestuarii harbors:
- a CDS encoding spondin domain-containing protein, which produces MDLKSSLLAMPFIAVSTLSQAAVVDVKITNLTQGIYYTPLLVTAHTSDAHLFEVGSAASPALQMMAEGGDISGLVTIADGIGAVSSANPVAGLLAPTDYVMVSDLDTGSNTHLSIVAMLLPTNDGFVGKDSWEIPSEAGTYTFYMNGYDAGTEANDEIVNGGGASGTPGIPANPGMNGGTGGSGVATASSNTNIHIHPGNVGDQDATGGMSDLDSRIHRWLNPVAKVVVTVK; this is translated from the coding sequence ATGGATCTCAAGTCATCTCTGTTAGCAATGCCGTTTATTGCTGTAAGTACATTAAGCCAAGCCGCGGTAGTAGACGTTAAAATTACTAACTTAACGCAAGGTATTTACTACACCCCTTTACTAGTAACTGCACACACTTCTGACGCCCACCTATTTGAAGTAGGTTCTGCGGCATCGCCAGCCCTACAGATGATGGCAGAGGGTGGAGACATCTCTGGTTTAGTCACAATTGCCGACGGTATTGGCGCAGTGTCGTCAGCCAATCCAGTGGCTGGTTTATTAGCACCAACCGATTACGTGATGGTGAGTGACCTAGATACTGGCAGCAACACCCATCTGAGTATTGTGGCTATGTTACTGCCAACCAATGATGGTTTTGTAGGTAAAGACAGCTGGGAAATTCCAAGTGAAGCAGGCACTTATACCTTCTACATGAATGGTTATGACGCCGGCACCGAAGCCAACGATGAGATTGTAAATGGCGGCGGAGCTTCTGGTACTCCTGGTATTCCTGCAAACCCTGGCATGAATGGCGGAACTGGCGGCAGTGGCGTAGCTACAGCATCAAGCAATACCAACATTCATATTCATCCTGGTAATGTGGGTGACCAAGATGCAACGGGCGGCATGAGTGACCTAGACAGCCGTATTCACCGCTGGTTAAATCCAGTTGCAAAAGTGGTTGTTACCGTTAAGTAA
- a CDS encoding response regulator transcription factor, with protein MSPRILVIEDDHDINNLITMNLNDMMYQVESCENGAQGYAKASSDNFDLIVLDLMLPGMDGLDICRQLRAQQHNTPILMLTARDSEADRVVGLEMGADDYLTKPFSVRELQARVKAMLRRVDMLVQSQQQTDATTMQWKDLSIDIGRRQVSVRNQAVELTSTEFDLLLHLAKSPGLVFSRAQLLDQVWGYKHSGYEHTVNSHINRLRTKLESDPSNPEYVLTVWGVGYKFNDV; from the coding sequence ATGTCCCCGCGGATCCTGGTCATTGAAGACGACCACGATATTAATAACCTGATCACCATGAATCTAAACGACATGATGTATCAAGTAGAAAGCTGCGAGAATGGCGCGCAAGGTTACGCTAAAGCCAGCAGCGATAACTTCGACTTAATCGTGCTTGATTTAATGCTACCCGGCATGGACGGTTTAGACATTTGTCGACAACTTCGCGCCCAACAACACAACACGCCAATTTTAATGCTCACCGCACGCGACTCAGAGGCCGATCGGGTGGTGGGTTTAGAAATGGGTGCAGATGACTACCTCACTAAACCCTTTAGCGTGCGCGAGTTGCAAGCAAGAGTGAAAGCCATGTTGCGCCGCGTTGATATGCTAGTGCAAAGCCAGCAACAAACCGACGCCACTACCATGCAGTGGAAGGACTTATCCATCGACATTGGTCGTCGCCAAGTATCAGTGCGCAATCAGGCGGTGGAGCTTACCTCTACCGAGTTTGATTTACTGCTGCATTTGGCCAAATCACCGGGTTTAGTATTCAGCCGAGCTCAGTTATTAGACCAAGTTTGGGGCTATAAACACAGCGGCTACGAGCACACCGTAAATTCGCATATCAATCGACTACGCACCAAGTTAGAAAGCGACCCTTCTAATCCTGAATACGTGCTAACTGTGTGGGGAGTAGGGTACAAGTTTAATGATGTTTAG
- a CDS encoding sensor histidine kinase, whose protein sequence is MMFRFISSFYSKLMLAVVVCFILAGGLLLGLAHQSSQQYQNEIEQKLHLQLAEHLVYESQLFKDGELDPKAIKQAFHSMMILGPSFEFYILDTAGKVVTYSADPSKIKRRQLDLKPIRDFIDGSRAMPIIGDDPRSPSRSKIFSVAEIREGNSLKGYLYIIIGGEIYDSVAELLQSSHIMKLSMLGLLFILGFSLLVVFLIFGLLTKPLRRLAKDIDQFQHVGLEQTANIAGHWQNNSHDEVQKLGAAFSDMATTIKGQYQKVKDTDQLRRELISYVSHDLRTPLASLQGYLETWQLKHRDLSPEEGEQLIKVALSSARKTSSLVEQLFELAHLDSDQATINEESVAIAELAQDVIQKLELAAQKKQVVMSVEPQDPSLVACADIQRIERVFTNLLENSIRHCSEGDEIKVKIDQAEQGNKLAITVSDTGTGIPSDDLPHIFDAHYRAANRAKDKSSHGGLGLAIAKRIVQLHRSSISVESTLGEGTRFCFTLDKPM, encoded by the coding sequence ATGATGTTTAGATTTATCAGTTCTTTTTACAGCAAGTTAATGCTGGCCGTGGTGGTGTGTTTTATTTTAGCGGGTGGCTTATTACTGGGCTTGGCTCATCAAAGCTCGCAGCAGTATCAAAACGAAATTGAACAAAAACTGCATTTACAATTAGCCGAACATTTAGTTTACGAAAGCCAATTGTTTAAAGATGGAGAGCTTGATCCTAAAGCGATTAAGCAGGCTTTTCATTCGATGATGATCTTAGGCCCAAGTTTTGAGTTCTACATTCTTGATACCGCCGGCAAGGTGGTGACTTACTCAGCCGATCCCAGCAAAATCAAACGCAGGCAGTTAGATTTAAAGCCAATTCGAGATTTTATCGACGGTTCTAGAGCCATGCCAATTATTGGCGATGACCCTCGTTCTCCCTCAAGAAGTAAGATTTTTTCGGTGGCCGAAATTCGTGAAGGCAATAGCTTAAAAGGTTATCTATACATCATCATTGGCGGCGAGATCTACGACAGCGTTGCCGAGCTGCTGCAAAGCAGTCACATTATGAAATTAAGCATGCTGGGGCTTTTGTTCATTTTAGGTTTTAGCTTGTTAGTGGTATTTCTCATCTTCGGTTTGCTTACCAAACCACTGCGTCGCTTAGCTAAGGATATTGATCAGTTTCAGCATGTTGGCTTGGAGCAAACCGCTAACATTGCAGGGCATTGGCAAAATAACTCTCACGATGAAGTGCAAAAGCTAGGCGCTGCCTTTAGTGATATGGCCACCACCATTAAGGGCCAATATCAAAAGGTTAAAGACACCGACCAATTGCGCAGAGAGCTTATTTCTTATGTTTCTCACGACCTGAGAACACCGCTAGCATCACTGCAAGGTTACTTAGAAACTTGGCAGTTAAAACACCGAGACTTATCTCCAGAAGAAGGTGAGCAGTTAATTAAAGTAGCTTTAAGCAGCGCACGTAAAACCTCTAGCTTAGTGGAGCAGCTATTTGAGCTGGCTCACCTTGATAGCGACCAAGCTACGATTAATGAAGAGTCAGTCGCAATTGCTGAATTAGCCCAGGACGTAATTCAAAAGCTCGAGTTAGCTGCCCAGAAAAAGCAGGTGGTAATGAGTGTAGAGCCGCAAGACCCATCCTTAGTCGCCTGCGCCGATATTCAACGTATTGAGCGAGTGTTTACCAACTTGTTGGAGAACTCGATCCGTCACTGTAGCGAAGGCGACGAGATTAAAGTAAAAATCGACCAAGCAGAGCAGGGCAATAAGTTAGCCATTACCGTAAGTGATACTGGCACTGGGATCCCCAGCGATGATTTACCACATATCTTCGACGCCCACTATCGAGCAGCTAATCGAGCTAAAGATAAAAGTTCACATGGCGGTTTAGGTTTGGCCATTGCTAAGCGAATAGTGCAACTGCATCGTTCATCAATTAGCGTGGAGTCCACCTTAGGCGAAGGCACCCGTTTTTGTTTTACCCTAGATAAACCTATGTAA
- a CDS encoding spondin domain-containing protein encodes MAISSFSKRALAVAVMAAGLSACGSDDEKIVVVEPDTLEYEVTIYNDTSAQPLSPAVVGIHSATISLWSLGTSASVPLETMAEGGDASQLADMFTDDNVAVTGAGAIGPGAYETLMISASERSDMQLSLATMMVNTNDAFTGLNGIDIGGLMVGDSMTYSLPAYDAGTEQNSEAVGTIPGPADGGEGFNAARDDVMNKVSRHPGLVTQADDPASVLLPDHRLSGTVGRVVITRTN; translated from the coding sequence ATGGCTATCTCAAGTTTTAGTAAGAGAGCCTTGGCCGTAGCGGTAATGGCGGCAGGACTAAGTGCATGTGGCAGTGATGACGAGAAAATCGTCGTGGTTGAGCCAGATACGCTAGAGTATGAAGTAACCATTTATAACGACACCTCGGCGCAGCCCTTATCACCAGCTGTAGTGGGTATTCATAGTGCAACCATCAGTTTATGGTCGCTAGGCACTTCTGCTAGCGTTCCTCTAGAAACCATGGCCGAAGGTGGTGACGCTAGCCAGTTAGCAGACATGTTTACCGATGATAATGTTGCTGTTACAGGTGCTGGCGCTATTGGCCCAGGCGCTTATGAAACCTTAATGATTAGTGCAAGTGAGCGCAGCGATATGCAGTTATCACTAGCCACTATGATGGTAAATACTAACGATGCATTTACCGGGCTAAATGGTATTGATATTGGTGGCTTAATGGTGGGTGATAGCATGACCTACAGCTTGCCAGCCTATGATGCAGGAACCGAGCAAAACAGCGAAGCGGTGGGAACGATTCCTGGGCCAGCTGATGGCGGTGAAGGGTTTAACGCGGCACGTGATGATGTAATGAATAAAGTTTCGCGTCATCCCGGTCTAGTTACACAAGCCGACGACCCTGCGTCAGTATTGCTGCCAGATCATCGATTGTCTGGCACAGTGGGAAGAGTAGTGATTACTCGTACCAACTAG
- a CDS encoding MFS transporter — MSIFRFPALVWLGIGILVISLGIRQSFGIFMMPVSEHFQLGREFFSFAIALQNLLFGMFQPFVGMAADKWGAKRVIVLGAAAYALGLYLSSIAALPSMLYLSLGALVGLGLSATSYVIVLGAVAKVVPAKHAAKAFGLTTAAGSFGMFAMIPGAQLMLSQMGWQQALQAFALLCALMVAFAMFMKTAKPSTENQVVVDEKQTLKESLQEAFSHKGYWLIHAGFFVCGFHVMFIATHLPSYLADKNLSATTGAMALAYVGIFNIFGSYFWGVMGDRFSKRHVMSALYLMRTVVIAGFVSLPVTESTAALFGGAIGFCWLGTVPLTSGLVRQIFGARYLSTLYGLVFFTHQIGSFLGAWAGGRIYDYYGSYEPIWWSTVALAFIAALIHLPINDKPVMRLAAAS, encoded by the coding sequence ATGAGTATTTTTCGCTTTCCGGCATTGGTTTGGCTAGGCATTGGCATTTTGGTTATCTCGCTTGGTATTCGCCAGTCCTTTGGTATTTTCATGATGCCAGTATCAGAGCACTTTCAGTTAGGTAGAGAGTTTTTTAGCTTTGCCATTGCCTTGCAAAACTTGTTGTTTGGCATGTTCCAACCTTTTGTGGGGATGGCTGCAGACAAGTGGGGAGCAAAACGAGTGATAGTGCTGGGAGCGGCAGCTTATGCACTGGGTTTATATTTAAGCTCAATCGCCGCGCTGCCTAGCATGTTGTATCTATCTTTGGGTGCATTAGTAGGGCTTGGGCTTAGTGCCACGAGCTATGTGATTGTATTAGGCGCAGTGGCTAAAGTAGTACCTGCTAAACATGCCGCAAAGGCTTTTGGCTTAACTACCGCGGCAGGCTCCTTTGGTATGTTTGCAATGATCCCAGGCGCGCAACTTATGTTAAGCCAAATGGGCTGGCAGCAAGCCCTGCAAGCTTTTGCTTTGTTATGCGCGTTAATGGTGGCGTTTGCCATGTTTATGAAAACCGCTAAACCTAGTACTGAAAATCAAGTGGTAGTAGACGAAAAGCAAACCCTTAAAGAGTCCTTACAAGAGGCGTTTTCTCATAAAGGTTATTGGCTTATTCATGCTGGTTTTTTTGTCTGTGGTTTTCATGTGATGTTTATTGCCACTCACTTACCGAGTTACCTCGCTGATAAAAACTTAAGTGCCACAACCGGGGCCATGGCTTTAGCCTATGTGGGGATCTTCAATATCTTTGGCTCGTATTTTTGGGGCGTAATGGGCGACAGATTTAGCAAGCGCCATGTTATGTCGGCCTTGTATCTTATGAGAACAGTGGTCATCGCTGGTTTTGTGAGTTTGCCGGTGACCGAGAGCACAGCGGCATTATTTGGTGGCGCTATTGGCTTTTGTTGGTTAGGTACTGTGCCGCTTACCTCTGGTTTGGTTAGGCAAATATTTGGCGCTCGCTACTTATCTACCTTGTATGGCTTGGTGTTTTTTACTCATCAAATTGGCAGTTTTTTAGGCGCTTGGGCAGGTGGGCGTATTTATGATTACTACGGCTCTTACGAACCTATCTGGTGGTCAACTGTGGCACTAGCTTTTATCGCAGCATTAATTCATTTGCCGATTAATGATAAACCGGTAATGCGTTTGGCAGCTGCGAGTTGA
- a CDS encoding transporter substrate-binding domain-containing protein, which produces MYTFKKLFASAAILLCALSSTVSHADQLATLMERGVLKVAVPQDFPPFGSVGSDLQPMGYDIDMARYLAEQLDVKLELVPVTSANRIPYLQTRKVDLVISSLGKNAEREKAIDFSEAYAPFFLGVFGAAEVSVDSAEQLAGKTVGVTRGAVEDIELSKLVDSSTTIKRFEDNNTTLSAYLSGQVELIATGNLVATEIAKRVPTRKPETKFLLKNSPCYVGVLKGEPALVAKVNELIAKAKQSGELEKLSLAWFKTSLPKELY; this is translated from the coding sequence ATGTATACCTTCAAAAAACTATTTGCTAGCGCAGCCATTTTACTTTGCGCTCTAAGCAGCACCGTAAGCCATGCCGACCAACTAGCTACTTTAATGGAGCGCGGCGTATTAAAAGTAGCCGTACCACAAGATTTCCCTCCGTTTGGCTCGGTGGGGAGTGATTTACAACCCATGGGCTACGACATTGATATGGCTCGCTACCTAGCAGAGCAGCTAGATGTAAAACTAGAATTAGTGCCAGTAACCAGCGCTAACCGCATTCCCTACTTACAAACCCGCAAGGTTGATTTGGTTATTTCTAGCCTAGGCAAAAACGCCGAGCGTGAAAAAGCCATCGATTTTAGTGAAGCTTATGCACCATTTTTCCTTGGTGTATTTGGCGCCGCAGAGGTTAGCGTTGATTCTGCGGAGCAACTGGCAGGTAAAACCGTTGGTGTTACCCGTGGCGCAGTTGAAGACATAGAGCTAAGCAAGTTGGTGGATAGCTCTACCACCATTAAACGTTTTGAAGACAATAACACCACCCTGTCAGCTTACTTATCAGGCCAAGTAGAGCTTATTGCCACTGGTAATTTAGTTGCCACAGAAATTGCCAAGCGCGTTCCAACACGCAAGCCAGAGACTAAGTTCTTACTTAAAAACTCTCCGTGTTATGTAGGTGTGCTTAAAGGCGAGCCAGCACTGGTTGCCAAAGTAAACGAGCTAATTGCTAAAGCAAAACAAAGTGGTGAGTTAGAGAAACTCTCGCTTGCATGGTTTAAAACATCGTTACCTAAAGAGTTGTACTAA